One window of Bactrocera tryoni isolate S06 chromosome 2, CSIRO_BtryS06_freeze2, whole genome shotgun sequence genomic DNA carries:
- the LOC120768666 gene encoding uncharacterized protein LOC120768666, producing MFVTSRLLAKICALVFALYIIICEGGQEDAWNCLEPRCCSIDFSKMVVTVDFLLYACGEKVDNEWTYSLFLDTGEEMDYIAYHPYQALDETQYCGEICEKILVCIKSNTFKVSEDMGGSAEWCFQGNVDVNNDTIYKEENICLTFHEDVVDIPSNVVTFLSSSNIW from the exons ATGTTCGTCACTAGTCGTCTACTCGCCAAGATTTGCGCATTAGTTTTCGcactttatataattatatgtgaAGGTGGGCAAGAGGACGCTTGGAATTGCTTAGAGCCCCGATGTTGCTCTATTGACTTTAGCAAAATGGTGGTAACGGTGGATTTCTTAT TGTATGCGTGTGGTGAAAAGGTGGATAATGAGTGGACGTATAGTTTGTTTTTGGACACCGGCGAAGAGATGGACTACATTGCCTATCATCCATATCAGGCGTTGGACGAAACACAATACTGTGGTGAAATTTGCGAGAAAATCTTGGTTTGCATAAAATCAAACACATTCAAGGTGTCCGAGGATATGGGCGGTTCCGCCGAGTGGTGTTTCCAAGGAAATGTTGATGTGAATAACGACACTATatataaagaagaaaatatttgtttgactTTCCACGAAGATGTCGTTGATATACCAAGTAACGTGGTGACTTTCCTTTCAAGTTCAAATATTTGGTAA